The following nucleotide sequence is from Cercospora beticola chromosome 2, complete sequence.
CTGGGCAGTCTATCTTGATATCGGGAGGTCTGAAATGAGAGGTCTTTTCTGTAGTAGAATGTGCGAGAGCCATGACAAGCTGTGGGAAGTTTGTAGATGACAGTAGATTTTGCTCGGGTCAATATTGATTCCATGGCACTGATGCTCCATAAAGGCCAAAGGATGAGCAGTAGATGGAAAGTCAAGGTATGCgcgtgaagaagcagcaggacgCGATTGCCAAGACCGACTCTTGGCTCGCTTCATTTGCCGTCTTCAACGTCACCAAACAACGCCCAAGTGCCCCACCAACACAACGAACTGTTCACGACAAACATGGCGGACGAGCTTCATGCAGCGCTGGAAGGATTGTCGCTGTCATCGGAAAATGTGcacgaagacatcgacgacTTGCTCGACCAAGCCAAGCCACGAAAACGCATTCGAAAGTCGCCTGAAGAAGTGAAGGCGGATCTCGAACGTCAATTCCTCACTCCATCGACCTCATTCAGTCCAGAATGGCTAGACCGCCTACAGCAGCGATGGGAGGCACCTACGAACTACAATGAGCTGTTCGCACTTGGCCCAACTCAAACGAGGACGATCATCAGATTCACGCGGGAAGGTCTCGAAGGACGTGTCACTGGATACAAGGAAGTGACTGTGCCAGCCAACAGTGCAACTGCAAAGAACtcgacttcacttctccGCAAGCCAGCGAATCGTGCCGACTTTGTTAGAGGCGCCGCAGGGTTCTACCCATTTGCACCCGGCGGCCTTGATGCCGTAGAAGCGACCGCCGCATACGAAGACGAATtcatccagcagcagcaaggcgcGGAAGATGCCAAGAAATCCAACAAGCTAGACAAGGTTATCAACTTTGCAGCAGAGGGTGGCTTGCTCGAAGTCCCGCCGGGGTTTTCCAGAGGTTTGCGTGTCAACGAAAAGCCAAAGCAGGATGACGAGGCTGCCAAGGAGGTCGAAGAAGTTCTCGATGAGCAGTCTGATGTTCCCGAGGCTTTTCAGAACGGAGTGCCGCTTCCAAAGGAGAATGGAGAAGCTGATGAAGGTGATGAAGGTGATGAggagggcgaagaagagctcgatgCACTCCTACCTGTGGAGTTCCCAGCTTTGGCTGCACATGGTCCACTCGCAGTTGCGCGTAACAAGCAAGGCGGGCGAGAATGGGCACATATGGTTGACGTTAATCGCGACATCACGAACTTCCGGGAACTTGTGCCTGAAATGGCCCGAGAATGGCCATTCGAGCTGGACACTTTCCAGAAGGAGGCTGTCTACCACTTGGAGAACGGCGATTCTGTCTTCGTTGCAGCTCACACATCTGCCGGCAAGACTGTAGTCGCAGAATATGCCATCGCGCTTGCAGCTAAGCACATGACCAAGGCCATTTACACTTCGCCGATCAAAGCACTTAGCAACCAGAAGTTTCGAGACTTTAGACAGGAATTTGATGATGTTGGCATTCTGACTGGAGATGTCCAGATTAGGCCCGAAGCCAGCTGCCTGATCATGACGACAGAGATTCTGCGAAGTATGCTCTATCGCGGAGCAGATTTGGTACGAGACGTTGAGTTTGTCATCTTTGATGAGGTCCACTATGTCAATGACTCCGAGCGCGGTGTAGTATGGGAGGAGGTCATCATCATGTTGCCGGAGCATGTCACCTTGATCTGCCTATCTGCAACTGTTCCAAACACTTACGAGTTCGCTTCATGGGTGGGCCGaaccaagaagaaggacataTATGTCATCTCCACACCCAAGCGTCCTGTACCGCTTGAGCACTACCTGTGGGCAGATAAGAAGATGTTCAAGATTGTCGATGCAAATAAGAGCTTCATTGAAAAGGGCTGGAAGGACGCCAACGATGCCATGAGTGGGCGAGACAAGATCATTGCAGCAGAGGCCAAAgcaaaggagaaggaggaagcagcagtcgcagcaggcCGTGGTGGGCGCGGCGGACGAGGTGCTCAGCAAGGCCGTGGAGGCCAGCAAAGAGGTGGCGGCAACCAGCGCGGCGGACCACAGCAGCGTGGACGAGGTGCACCCGCAACTCGTGGCCAGGGCAACATTGCCCGCACTGGACGAGGTGGAGGCCGTACGACTGCAGCGCAAGACAGAAACATCTGGGTGCATCTTGTACAGCACTTGAGGAAGGAGGATCTACTACCATGCAcgatcttcgtcttctcgaagaagcgttGTGAGGAGAATGCAGATGCGCTTTCAAATCTGGACTTTTGCACAGCCGCTGAGAAGAGTGCTATCCACATGATTCTGGAGAAATCGCTGGCACGCCTGAAGCCGGACGATCGTACATTGCCTCAAATCCGGAGAACTCGGGAACTGCTCTCGCGAGGAATCGCAGTGCATCATGGTGGAATGCTTCCGATCGTGAAAGAATGCGTCGAGATTCTGTTCTCCAAGACTCTCGTCAAGGTCTTGTTCGCTACCGAGACTTTTGCTATGGGACTGAACTTGCCAACCAGGACAGTCATATTTTCTGGCTTCCGCAAATATGACAACAAGTCTTTCCGAGATCTCCTGCCTGGAGAGTACACGCAGATGGCTGGCCGTGCTGGACGAAGAGGTCTCGATACTGTTGGGTACGTCATACTGGTCAGTCCTGGAGCAGATGAAGCCCCTCCAGCTGGTCGTCTGCGGCAGATGATGCTGGGCGAG
It contains:
- a CDS encoding uncharacterized protein (antiSMASH:Cluster_14~SMCOG1122:ATP-dependent RNA helicase) → MADELHAALEGLSLSSENVHEDIDDLLDQAKPRKRIRKSPEEVKADLERQFLTPSTSFSPEWLDRLQQRWEAPTNYNELFALGPTQTRTIIRFTREGLEGRVTGYKEVTVPANSATAKNSTSLLRKPANRADFVRGAAGFYPFAPGGLDAVEATAAYEDEFIQQQQGAEDAKKSNKLDKVINFAAEGGLLEVPPGFSRGLRVNEKPKQDDEAAKEVEEVLDEQSDVPEAFQNGVPLPKENGEADEGDEGDEEGEEELDALLPVEFPALAAHGPLAVARNKQGGREWAHMVDVNRDITNFRELVPEMAREWPFELDTFQKEAVYHLENGDSVFVAAHTSAGKTVVAEYAIALAAKHMTKAIYTSPIKALSNQKFRDFRQEFDDVGILTGDVQIRPEASCLIMTTEILRSMLYRGADLVRDVEFVIFDEVHYVNDSERGVVWEEVIIMLPEHVTLICLSATVPNTYEFASWVGRTKKKDIYVISTPKRPVPLEHYLWADKKMFKIVDANKSFIEKGWKDANDAMSGRDKIIAAEAKAKEKEEAAVAAGRGGRGGRGAQQGRGGQQRGGGNQRGGPQQRGRGAPATRGQGNIARTGRGGGRTTAAQDRNIWVHLVQHLRKEDLLPCTIFVFSKKRCEENADALSNLDFCTAAEKSAIHMILEKSLARLKPDDRTLPQIRRTRELLSRGIAVHHGGMLPIVKECVEILFSKTLVKVLFATETFAMGLNLPTRTVIFSGFRKYDNKSFRDLLPGEYTQMAGRAGRRGLDTVGYVILVSPGADEAPPAGRLRQMMLGEPTKLRSQFRLTYNMILNLLRVEALKIEEMIKRSFSENATQALLPEHQKQIKLSEADLEKVVREPCDICDKDIDACQAAAVEFEKLTASLHLMMLSTPVGRRMFQPKRLIVFKGRNDVRTAGVLLRDGASKGSPPTVQVLEVLYRNQRKRQDADFLPFLPRFRRRFIDLPQSENEMQLRTVTIPLDNIEALTGSHIQMDVSGVLQRDPEALAKAKTELLTTCSSWTSSTWNELDYYKYLKDMSIRTLLDQRSQAATIASDRECIHCPNLPKHFAMAHDQWLIRDKINSIRQLMSDQNLQLLPDYEQRISVLKDLGFIDSNSRVELKGKVACEIHSADELVLTELVLENVLADYEPEEIVALLSSFVFQEKTDAVPNLTPQLEKGQEMIISIAEKVNQYQTLHQVILSSDDSNDFVSRPRFGLVEVVYEWARGMPFSRITDLTDVLEGTIVRVITRLDETCREVKNAARIIGDPTLFTKMQTCQELIKRDICATASLYM